The proteins below are encoded in one region of Vicinamibacteria bacterium:
- a CDS encoding CBS domain-containing protein: SRNGDAVGVITLSGVKDVPESERDKRTVSDTMEPLRDEHIIRPDTSLFEVLGRFGKGMQRLLVMERGELQGVVTHKELLRLMEVHKALAE; encoded by the coding sequence TCACGAAACGGTGACGCCGTCGGTGTGATCACGCTTTCGGGAGTGAAAGACGTCCCCGAGTCCGAGCGTGACAAGAGAACCGTCAGCGACACCATGGAGCCGCTGAGAGACGAGCACATCATCCGCCCCGACACCTCACTCTTCGAGGTTCTCGGAAGATTTGGGAAAGGAATGCAGCGGTTGCTCGTCATGGAGCGAGGAGAGCTCCAGGGAGTGGTCACGCACAAAGAGCTCTTGCGCCTGATGGAAGTTCACAAAGCGTTGGCAGAATGA